The proteins below are encoded in one region of Desulfobacterales bacterium:
- a CDS encoding MBL fold metallo-hydrolase, which yields MIIRKTGAITPELHVLGSIDLPAFLLDAKRPAIIDAGMSLMGKKYIREARELLDGQGPGYLFLTHVHYDHCGAASVLKQAFPEIKICCSAEGAGVLERPRAIETIKALNRSAAEYFAEMGEEIPDTAGFKLFAVDHTLADGETVELGPDLSLCAIATPGHTRDSMSFYVPEKKMLFTGEALGIMDQSGYIFSEWLSDYNQYFTSMKKLTNLDVDILCLGHGHVFTGKDAADYMTRAIEYGTWFRELIEETLEETRGDTEAAKQRIKQKEYDPVPEPKQPEFAYMLNLEAKIRAVQNISSI from the coding sequence ATGATTATTCGAAAAACCGGTGCCATTACGCCGGAGCTGCATGTGCTGGGTTCCATTGATTTGCCCGCCTTTTTACTCGATGCCAAACGGCCTGCCATTATTGACGCCGGCATGAGCCTGATGGGCAAAAAGTATATCCGGGAGGCCCGGGAACTGCTGGACGGTCAGGGGCCTGGGTATTTATTTTTAACCCATGTCCACTATGATCATTGCGGGGCCGCCTCTGTTCTTAAACAGGCCTTCCCGGAGATTAAGATCTGCTGCTCAGCCGAGGGCGCCGGGGTACTTGAGCGGCCCCGGGCCATTGAGACTATCAAGGCGTTAAATCGGTCGGCGGCCGAATATTTTGCAGAGATGGGCGAAGAAATCCCCGATACTGCCGGATTTAAGCTGTTTGCCGTGGATCACACCCTTGCGGACGGCGAGACGGTTGAACTGGGGCCGGATTTGAGCCTTTGCGCCATTGCCACACCCGGTCATACCCGGGATTCCATGAGTTTTTACGTGCCTGAGAAGAAAATGCTTTTCACCGGCGAAGCCTTGGGCATCATGGATCAGAGTGGCTATATTTTCTCGGAATGGCTCTCGGATTATAACCAGTATTTTACGTCCATGAAAAAACTCACAAACCTGGATGTCGATATCCTCTGCCTCGGCCACGGCCATGTGTTCACCGGCAAAGATGCGGCGGATTATATGACGCGCGCCATTGAATACGGGACCTGGTTCCGGGAATTGATCGAAGAGACGCTTGAAGAAACCCGGGGCGATACGGAGGCGGCCAAGCAGCGCATTAAACAAAAAGAGTATGACCCGGTGCCTGAGCCCAAACAGCCGGAGTTTGCGTATATGTTGAATCTGGAGGCAAAAATCCGGGCGGTGCAGAATATATCCTCAATTTAG
- a CDS encoding pyridoxamine 5'-phosphate oxidase family protein, translating into MAKMTDRMKELFEKVPAAVVATATPDGEPNAVPVGAKKIIDDETILISDQFLNKTLANMKSNPRVAVSFWEGHEGYQLKGSITIETSGKRYEETAKWVEEMGNKAGFPLKSKGAVILKIEEIYGLAPGPGAGKKLA; encoded by the coding sequence ATGGCCAAAATGACCGATCGCATGAAGGAGTTGTTCGAAAAAGTGCCTGCCGCAGTCGTAGCGACCGCAACGCCGGACGGCGAACCCAATGCCGTGCCGGTGGGGGCAAAAAAAATCATTGATGATGAGACGATCCTGATATCTGACCAGTTCCTTAACAAGACCCTGGCCAACATGAAATCCAACCCCCGGGTAGCCGTATCCTTCTGGGAAGGCCATGAAGGCTACCAGTTAAAAGGTTCCATCACCATTGAAACATCCGGCAAGCGTTATGAGGAAACCGCCAAATGGGTCGAGGAAATGGGGAACAAGGCCGGATTTCCGCTAAAATCCAAGGGCGCGGTGATCTTAAAGATCGAAGAGATTTACGGCCTGGCCCCCGGCCCCGGCGCCGGAAAGAAACTGGCCTGA
- a CDS encoding AarF/UbiB family protein, with the protein MGRRKVFSHLQVLQDHLFLIIKETGSYTYHSFNVTRATIPLIKTLASDDLLTVEELDKALDQLFDSLYLHPLTRHSRSVTSYMRRTNIIPNEKTTEKLIRYVVDQITLRSPIEVPEVVVQEFWSFFDELFSEPELRGLVELNLDVVRIVLRCYQPLLVEIVNLLKDTKRKNKAFFKDIGERVRIVRSDLKIIRRQVRAIRYIKPFFQTDPKDFAAQAEIIAKMVREFGPFFIKMAQVAAANADFLPDEISRELMVFQEDVAPMTAAEVYAAFEECYGKKPHECYFDFDVAAPIKSGSIGSVYLAKKPVVENGQEFLKPVVVKIARKGLDREFLLGKTVLSIAIISTHYWAPHSKLAPFLEAMQQQSEEFAKGFQQELDFEREADNQQRFAERSRNSMFWNVPEIFSCTKRIIEMEYIESAGSINQVINAVPEKHRPKLARQTASRFLYTLLYHVFVYQEFHGDLHPGNVLINTQGQMFFIDWGNCVDLHGKWKPLWDYVSGAVFADVELLATALINISSDPERNQRRKSEIKCILSQTLKKKNVNPLTPRNFLFQLHAEGAEGMHRRLQVVLHLMSNTQHLGLVVKNEYLHLSRSMAALAGTYLHLYSGLPRMILLFDFMKTVAKFPAALMVDRMVDKRTANYLRLFQKLNALPMFRKAAPRHLIDGSTYLPN; encoded by the coding sequence ATGGGCAGACGAAAAGTTTTTTCCCATCTCCAGGTTCTGCAGGACCACCTGTTTCTGATTATCAAGGAAACCGGATCTTATACCTATCACAGCTTCAATGTCACGCGCGCCACGATTCCGCTGATAAAAACCCTGGCCAGCGATGATCTGCTCACGGTCGAGGAACTGGATAAAGCCCTGGACCAGCTTTTCGACTCGCTTTACCTCCACCCCCTGACCCGCCACAGCCGCTCCGTGACCAGCTACATGCGGCGCACCAATATTATTCCGAATGAGAAGACCACGGAGAAACTGATCCGCTATGTGGTGGATCAGATCACCCTGCGCAGCCCCATCGAGGTGCCGGAGGTCGTGGTCCAGGAATTCTGGTCGTTTTTTGACGAGCTTTTCAGCGAGCCGGAGTTGAGGGGGCTGGTTGAGTTGAACCTGGATGTGGTCCGCATTGTGCTGAGGTGTTATCAGCCGCTTCTGGTTGAGATCGTCAATCTTTTGAAAGATACCAAACGTAAGAACAAGGCGTTTTTTAAGGATATCGGGGAAAGGGTCCGGATCGTTCGGAGCGACTTAAAGATTATTCGACGCCAGGTGCGCGCCATTCGCTATATCAAGCCGTTTTTTCAGACGGATCCCAAAGATTTTGCCGCCCAGGCGGAGATTATCGCCAAAATGGTCCGCGAGTTCGGGCCGTTTTTTATCAAGATGGCCCAGGTGGCCGCGGCAAATGCCGATTTTCTGCCGGATGAGATTTCCAGGGAGCTCATGGTGTTTCAGGAGGATGTCGCGCCCATGACCGCGGCAGAAGTTTACGCCGCGTTCGAGGAGTGCTACGGCAAAAAACCCCATGAATGTTATTTTGATTTTGATGTGGCCGCGCCGATCAAGTCCGGCTCCATCGGTTCGGTCTATCTGGCCAAAAAACCGGTGGTGGAAAACGGCCAGGAGTTTTTAAAGCCGGTTGTCGTAAAGATCGCCAGAAAAGGGCTGGACCGGGAATTTCTGCTGGGTAAAACCGTCTTGAGCATTGCGATTATCAGCACCCACTACTGGGCGCCCCATTCAAAGCTGGCCCCGTTTTTAGAAGCCATGCAGCAGCAGTCCGAAGAGTTTGCCAAGGGGTTTCAGCAGGAGCTTGATTTCGAGCGGGAGGCGGACAACCAGCAGCGGTTTGCGGAGCGCAGCCGCAATTCCATGTTCTGGAATGTACCGGAGATATTTTCCTGCACCAAGCGCATCATTGAAATGGAGTATATTGAAAGCGCGGGCAGCATCAATCAGGTCATCAATGCGGTGCCGGAAAAGCATCGGCCCAAACTGGCGCGGCAGACCGCGTCCCGCTTTTTGTATACCCTGTTGTATCATGTGTTTGTCTATCAGGAGTTCCACGGCGACCTGCATCCGGGAAATGTTTTGATCAATACCCAGGGGCAGATGTTTTTTATCGACTGGGGCAACTGCGTGGATCTGCATGGCAAATGGAAACCTTTGTGGGATTATGTCTCCGGCGCTGTGTTTGCGGATGTGGAGCTTCTGGCCACCGCCTTGATCAATATCAGCTCTGATCCGGAGCGCAACCAGCGGCGCAAATCCGAGATCAAGTGCATTCTGTCCCAGACCCTTAAGAAAAAAAACGTCAATCCCCTGACCCCCCGGAATTTCTTGTTTCAGCTGCATGCCGAAGGGGCGGAGGGAATGCACCGGCGGCTGCAGGTGGTGCTGCACCTGATGTCCAACACCCAGCACCTGGGCCTGGTGGTTAAAAACGAATACCTGCATCTTTCCCGGTCCATGGCGGCGCTGGCCGGCACCTATCTCCATCTGTACAGCGGGCTGCCGCGGATGATCCTTTTATTTGATTTTATGAAAACCGTGGCCAAGTTTCCGGCCGCCCTGATGGTGGATCGGATGGTGGATAAGCGAACTGCCAACTACCTGCGGCTGTTCCAGAAATTAAACGCCCTGCCCATGTTCAGAAAAGCCGCGCCCCGCCATCTGATCGACGGCTCCACCTACCTGCCGAACTAG
- a CDS encoding four helix bundle protein → MFCIQIEIAIGIGIEKNMTLEHEKLDVYRLSIGYVAWVYEKADSLNGVHRPARDQWLRASQSIPLNIAEGNGKTAEADRRRYFEIARGSALECAAIQDVLVVGKALDKMESRNRKDELDRMAAMLSRLGGRGYQVREDQEVYSIDFDPDSDFDPDFDPDFDPDSDPDSEENESQP, encoded by the coding sequence TTGTTCTGTATCCAAATCGAAATCGCTATCGGGATCGGGATCGAAAAAAATATGACCCTTGAACACGAAAAACTGGACGTCTATCGTCTTTCAATAGGCTACGTTGCATGGGTTTACGAGAAGGCCGACAGCCTGAACGGAGTCCATCGGCCCGCCCGGGATCAATGGCTTCGGGCCAGCCAGTCGATACCGCTCAATATCGCCGAAGGTAATGGCAAGACCGCGGAAGCCGACCGAAGGCGTTATTTCGAAATCGCTCGTGGCTCCGCGCTTGAGTGCGCGGCGATTCAAGATGTGCTGGTTGTCGGCAAGGCACTGGACAAGATGGAAAGCCGGAACCGCAAGGATGAACTCGACCGTATGGCCGCGATGCTCAGCCGTCTCGGCGGAAGAGGATACCAAGTTCGAGAGGATCAGGAAGTCTACAGCATCGATTTCGATCCCGATAGCGATTTCGATCCCGATTTCGATCCCGATTTCGATCCCGATAGCGATCCCGATAGCGAAGAAAACGAATCCCAACCTTAG
- a CDS encoding protease complex subunit PrcB family protein → MNRSFAASFICLLWIGLFGCTHAETPQDFKSIDIQVMHERTHCENTAAMSTALWIADRARLTRVFDRMDRRQIGGSAPEWTENFDFKNYGILFVHMGRQPTGGYALEYVSGHAHISGKTVTVVLKWMIPDPDAMVTQVITSPCMMLKMPKTNFKRIEIIDQHGRLKAAIEMEQPKTE, encoded by the coding sequence ATGAATCGGTCTTTTGCAGCCAGCTTCATATGCCTTCTGTGGATCGGTCTGTTCGGCTGCACCCATGCCGAAACGCCGCAGGATTTTAAATCCATAGATATACAGGTCATGCATGAACGCACGCACTGCGAAAACACGGCGGCAATGTCGACTGCTTTGTGGATTGCGGACAGAGCCCGGCTTACGAGGGTTTTTGACCGGATGGATCGCCGTCAGATCGGAGGCAGCGCTCCGGAATGGACGGAAAACTTTGATTTTAAAAATTACGGCATTCTTTTCGTTCACATGGGGCGGCAGCCCACCGGCGGCTACGCTCTCGAATACGTGAGCGGGCACGCGCATATTTCCGGTAAAACCGTCACGGTAGTGCTTAAATGGATGATACCGGATCCGGATGCCATGGTGACCCAGGTGATCACCAGCCCCTGCATGATGCTCAAAATGCCGAAAACCAATTTTAAACGCATCGAAATCATAGACCAGCACGGCAGGCTCAAGGCGGCAATAGAGATGGAACAGCCGAAAACCGAGTAG
- a CDS encoding nitronate monooxygenase family protein, with the protein MTTALSERFFEKGRAFLGVQYPFICGAMTWVSDPKLVAAVANAGGFACLAGGNAPVEALKAQITETRQLTDKPFGVNLIPLAPVYPDHLALVREMACPYVVYAGLPRRKDLAAVQEAGAKTMCFAATQATGKRMLDNGADALIIEGMEAGGHVGQVSLAILIQEVLFQDPPVPVFAGGGIATGRMCAHMFLMGAAGVQFGTRFAVSEESAAHPKLKEAYVKAKARDAVATPQVDKRLPVIPVRAVRNKATEDFSRLQMELLDELAQGSISRTQAQHKLEGFWENRLRNAVVDGDVSHGSLMAGQSVGLVSGILPVKEIIDTLVSDTEAELREVQQKLMTAEDA; encoded by the coding sequence ATGACGACAGCACTATCCGAGCGGTTTTTTGAAAAAGGCCGGGCGTTTTTAGGCGTCCAATATCCGTTTATCTGCGGGGCCATGACATGGGTGAGCGATCCAAAACTGGTCGCCGCGGTGGCCAATGCCGGGGGGTTCGCCTGTCTGGCCGGTGGAAACGCCCCGGTTGAGGCGCTGAAGGCACAGATCACGGAGACCCGGCAGTTGACGGACAAACCCTTTGGGGTGAACCTGATCCCCCTGGCGCCCGTATATCCGGACCACCTGGCCCTGGTCCGGGAGATGGCATGCCCCTATGTGGTTTATGCGGGCCTGCCCCGCAGAAAGGATCTGGCCGCGGTTCAGGAGGCGGGCGCGAAGACCATGTGTTTTGCCGCCACCCAAGCCACCGGTAAGCGCATGCTTGATAACGGGGCCGATGCCCTGATCATAGAAGGCATGGAAGCCGGCGGCCATGTGGGCCAGGTGAGCCTTGCCATCCTGATCCAGGAGGTATTGTTTCAGGACCCGCCGGTTCCCGTTTTTGCGGGCGGCGGCATTGCAACCGGCCGGATGTGCGCGCACATGTTTTTAATGGGCGCGGCCGGCGTTCAGTTCGGCACCCGGTTTGCCGTATCCGAGGAAAGCGCCGCCCACCCGAAGCTAAAGGAAGCCTATGTCAAAGCCAAGGCCCGGGATGCGGTGGCCACGCCGCAGGTGGACAAGCGCCTGCCGGTGATTCCGGTGCGGGCGGTCCGCAACAAGGCTACCGAGGATTTCAGCCGGCTTCAAATGGAGCTTTTGGATGAACTGGCGCAGGGCAGCATTTCCCGGACCCAGGCCCAGCATAAACTTGAGGGCTTCTGGGAAAACCGGCTGCGCAATGCGGTGGTGGACGGCGATGTGTCCCATGGATCATTGATGGCCGGCCAATCCGTGGGGCTGGTAAGCGGCATCCTGCCGGTAAAAGAGATTATCGATACGCTGGTTTCAGATACCGAAGCTGAGTTGAGAGAAGTGCAACAGAAACTGATGACAGCCGAAGACGCCTGA
- a CDS encoding S8 family serine peptidase — protein MTGLIIFFGFGCDSGSDGDEADTTPPTVTKYTLSGTITAASNTAIDSDVNDPKAAYTPNDSAEQAQTVPTPVTLGGYVNQPQTGQEGRSFDRGDINDVFRAELLAGERIVLNIAAPILDADLDLYLYDAASLELIDSAIDRFARTESLSAPDAGTYLIQVITELGASNYTLTIGQAQNSQNRSSLRLSQNFVPGEVIVKSSKSQPIAAGTANAIPAPGMRHLAGGPGRAQLFAISADNIGDQTIQSQSAGLNSQSLLLPGASMNARTREKLETLYKIKTLRSRSDIAAACPNYIHQALQSPNDEYYPLQWHYPLINLPDAWEITRGRQNVKVAVIDTGVIVDHPDLAGKITADSYDFISDPDRAMDGDGIDSDPNDTGDDTQGSSSFHGTHVAGTVAAATDNDTGVAGVAWNCRIMAIRTLGKGDSGTTYDILQGVRYAAGLENDSGTTPDEPADIINLSLGGRSFSQTEQDVLAQARAAGVIIVAAAGNSAENAPSYPAAYDGVISVSAVDINANPAPYSNFGPSIDVAAPGGDFSGDLNGDGYVDGVLSTGGDDSDGKIQNVYTFFQGTSMAAPHMAGVAALMKSVRPDLTPDDLDAFLQSGAIVRDLGPAGRDDRYGYGLIDASLAVRAARDDSAPTVLNISPGSISLGSSLSSTTLAAARMGPGDLSITQVTADAQWLTVSAAETDENGLGTYTVTADRERLSDGAYNAVITFASSENTVEVPVSLRISSTTLAPDAGFHYVLLVDSQSDETVDQVSVAGADSRYKYQFTGVEPGKYRIYAGTDSDNDFNIGDAGEAIGAYLSTDQPTILDLDSDRSGLDFVTEFNVKIPEAENSGLVVPLSRSNNRALKKVKQ, from the coding sequence ATGACGGGATTAATTATTTTTTTCGGCTTTGGCTGTGATTCCGGGAGCGACGGGGATGAGGCGGACACCACCCCGCCGACCGTCACTAAATACACCTTATCCGGCACCATCACCGCAGCCTCCAACACAGCCATTGACAGCGATGTCAATGATCCCAAAGCCGCTTATACGCCAAATGACAGTGCAGAACAGGCCCAGACAGTCCCGACCCCGGTCACCCTGGGCGGCTATGTCAACCAGCCGCAGACCGGGCAAGAGGGCCGCTCGTTTGACCGGGGCGATATTAATGACGTATTCCGGGCGGAGCTGCTGGCCGGGGAGCGGATTGTGCTAAATATCGCCGCCCCGATCCTGGATGCCGACCTGGATCTGTACCTCTATGATGCGGCAAGCCTTGAATTGATCGACTCCGCCATCGATCGATTCGCCCGCACCGAGTCCCTTAGCGCACCGGATGCCGGCACCTACCTGATCCAGGTCATCACCGAACTCGGCGCCTCCAATTACACACTCACCATCGGGCAGGCACAAAACAGCCAAAACCGATCCAGCCTTCGCCTCAGCCAGAATTTCGTGCCCGGCGAGGTGATCGTCAAATCGAGTAAGTCCCAGCCAATCGCCGCAGGTACCGCCAATGCAATCCCTGCCCCAGGCATGCGGCATCTCGCCGGCGGACCCGGACGGGCGCAGCTGTTTGCCATTTCCGCCGATAATATTGGCGATCAAACCATTCAGTCCCAATCCGCCGGGCTGAATTCCCAAAGCTTGCTTTTGCCGGGCGCATCCATGAATGCCCGCACGCGGGAAAAATTAGAGACCCTATATAAAATCAAAACCCTGCGCAGCCGTTCGGATATCGCGGCTGCCTGCCCGAACTATATCCACCAGGCGCTCCAGAGCCCAAATGATGAATATTATCCGCTTCAATGGCATTACCCTCTGATCAATCTGCCGGACGCGTGGGAAATAACCCGGGGCAGACAAAATGTTAAAGTCGCGGTCATCGATACGGGCGTGATCGTTGACCATCCGGATCTCGCCGGCAAAATCACAGCGGACAGCTATGATTTTATCAGCGATCCCGACCGGGCCATGGATGGGGATGGTATTGACAGCGACCCGAATGACACGGGAGACGACACTCAGGGAAGCAGCTCCTTTCACGGCACGCATGTGGCCGGCACCGTGGCGGCAGCCACGGACAACGACACCGGCGTGGCGGGTGTCGCTTGGAATTGCCGGATTATGGCCATCCGCACCCTCGGCAAAGGCGATTCCGGCACCACCTATGATATCCTGCAGGGGGTCCGGTATGCGGCCGGCCTTGAAAACGATTCCGGCACAACCCCGGATGAACCGGCGGATATTATCAACTTAAGCCTCGGGGGCAGGAGTTTCTCCCAGACCGAGCAGGATGTCCTTGCCCAGGCCCGGGCGGCCGGGGTGATAATTGTCGCCGCAGCCGGCAACTCAGCGGAGAACGCGCCCTCGTATCCGGCCGCATATGACGGGGTCATTTCAGTCAGCGCCGTGGATATTAATGCCAATCCGGCGCCCTATTCCAATTTCGGCCCAAGCATTGATGTGGCTGCCCCGGGCGGGGATTTTTCCGGCGATCTAAACGGCGACGGGTATGTGGACGGCGTACTCAGCACGGGCGGGGACGATTCCGACGGAAAAATCCAGAACGTCTATACGTTTTTCCAGGGCACCTCCATGGCTGCCCCGCATATGGCCGGTGTGGCCGCCCTCATGAAATCGGTGCGCCCGGATCTTACCCCCGATGATCTGGACGCCTTTCTCCAGAGCGGGGCGATTGTCCGGGATCTCGGGCCGGCCGGCCGGGATGACCGTTACGGCTACGGGTTAATCGATGCCAGCCTGGCGGTCCGTGCCGCCCGGGACGACTCGGCACCCACGGTACTAAATATCAGTCCCGGCTCTATCAGCCTGGGCAGCAGCCTCTCATCCACTACGCTTGCCGCCGCCCGCATGGGCCCCGGAGATTTGTCCATTACCCAGGTCACGGCAGACGCGCAGTGGCTTACCGTATCCGCAGCGGAAACCGATGAAAACGGCCTGGGCACCTATACCGTTACCGCTGACCGCGAGCGCCTGTCAGACGGGGCCTATAATGCCGTGATAACCTTTGCGTCTTCGGAAAACACCGTGGAGGTCCCGGTGAGCCTTCGAATCAGCAGCACCACTCTGGCACCGGATGCAGGATTTCATTATGTGCTGCTGGTGGACAGTCAGAGCGATGAAACCGTGGACCAGGTATCCGTGGCAGGCGCGGACAGCCGGTACAAGTATCAATTTACCGGGGTCGAACCCGGTAAATACCGAATATACGCGGGCACGGATTCGGACAATGATTTCAATATCGGTGATGCCGGAGAGGCCATCGGCGCGTATCTGTCTACAGACCAGCCCACGATATTAGATCTTGACAGCGACCGGTCCGGACTTGATTTTGTCACGGAATTCAATGTAAAAATCCCGGAAGCAGAAAATTCCGGGCTGGTCGTCCCGCTCAGCCGCAGCAATAACAGGGCGCTTAAAAAGGTGAAACAATGA
- a CDS encoding lysophospholipid acyltransferase family protein — protein sequence MRINTKKILKSKIFGRFLYRLIRLYAKTFRLSVINEKSWRDHLENGGKVLICAWHQQFFSFIRHFQTLQIYHPSLMISQSADGQLIATVANLSGWHTVRGSSSKDGAMALSGIIERLKQTGLAAHILDGPKGPAGIVKRGAIQIASDADAMLVPVYAEAESKWIFNSWDRFFIPKPFSRVIIRYGDMLPPLSPQDSSQAFEKQRKTLERRMQPALVK from the coding sequence ATGCGAATCAATACCAAAAAAATTTTGAAATCAAAAATATTCGGACGATTCCTATACCGCCTCATCCGCCTTTATGCAAAAACCTTCAGGCTGAGCGTGATCAATGAAAAATCATGGCGCGATCATCTGGAAAACGGGGGAAAAGTATTGATTTGTGCCTGGCACCAGCAGTTTTTTTCCTTTATCCGGCATTTTCAGACGCTCCAGATCTACCATCCCAGCCTGATGATCAGCCAGAGTGCAGACGGTCAATTAATTGCCACTGTGGCAAACCTGTCGGGCTGGCACACGGTACGGGGGTCCTCATCAAAGGACGGCGCGATGGCGCTCTCCGGTATTATCGAACGGCTGAAGCAAACGGGACTTGCCGCCCATATCTTAGACGGCCCCAAAGGACCGGCGGGAATTGTCAAGCGCGGCGCTATTCAAATTGCATCGGATGCGGACGCAATGCTGGTCCCTGTCTATGCGGAAGCAGAATCCAAGTGGATATTTAACAGTTGGGACCGTTTTTTCATCCCCAAACCCTTTTCCAGAGTTATTATTCGATATGGCGATATGCTCCCGCCCTTGTCGCCCCAGGATTCGTCACAGGCGTTTGAAAAACAGCGAAAAACCCTGGAAAGGCGCATGCAGCCGGCATTGGTCAAATAA
- a CDS encoding NUDIX hydrolase: MNFCSNCGRALSIKIPAGDDRSRYVCESCGMVHYQNPKMVVGCIPESGRRILLCKRAIEPRLGKWTIPAGYLENGETVMAGARRESFEEAYARFRDLTPYRLFNIRHVNQMYLIFRGELADDDFSAGEESLAVDLFSESEIPWDELAFKVISVTLADYFNDRKQGALPFQVGDILPEYDGDTGAHRVW; the protein is encoded by the coding sequence ATGAATTTTTGTTCCAACTGCGGCCGGGCCTTATCCATAAAGATTCCGGCAGGGGATGACCGAAGCCGCTATGTGTGCGAATCCTGCGGCATGGTTCACTATCAGAACCCCAAAATGGTAGTGGGCTGCATTCCGGAATCCGGCCGCCGTATTCTGCTCTGCAAGCGGGCGATCGAGCCGCGCCTGGGCAAATGGACGATTCCGGCGGGCTATCTTGAAAACGGGGAAACGGTCATGGCGGGGGCGCGGCGGGAGTCGTTTGAAGAGGCGTATGCCCGGTTCAGGGACCTGACCCCCTACCGGCTGTTTAATATCCGGCATGTAAACCAGATGTATTTGATTTTTCGCGGTGAATTGGCGGATGATGATTTTTCTGCCGGCGAGGAGAGTCTGGCTGTGGATCTTTTTTCCGAGTCCGAGATCCCCTGGGATGAGCTGGCCTTTAAAGTGATTTCCGTGACGCTTGCGGATTATTTCAATGACCGGAAGCAGGGGGCGTTGCCATTTCAGGTTGGGGATATCCTGCCGGAGTATGACGGTGACACCGGGGCCCACCGGGTCTGGTGA